Below is a window of Trichosurus vulpecula isolate mTriVul1 chromosome 4, mTriVul1.pri, whole genome shotgun sequence DNA.
AAAATTTTGCTCCATCCTTAACACCTTATCCCTTCTGCCAAAAAATCCATAGGTATGTGGGCTAAATTCTGATTATTTTTGCCATTTGATGCTTCAAGAATTTTGGAGTCCACTTTCATACAGTTGCAATGCAACACCAACATATCACTTTGGGACTGACTATCAGGTTCCATCTTTCCCCTTTGCTGATTCATGCCTTAACCTGTCCCCTGTGTGTGATATGCTCAAGtagtgtaagaaatgaggaagggagaagaatatgGGGCAATAAAAGGAGCCATTTGGCCCGATAATAGCCACTCCacattttaatgtaaaaattttcattttgaaatactATCTGTTCACAAAAATGTTTCCAATGTCAATGGagtttttctgtgtgtgtattaGCATTATCTGATTTCATGAAACAAACTTCCTGTAAGTTTTGAATAGtttgagtgcttcttagcacttgGGAACTAGGAGTGTCCAAAAAAAGTTGGTATTCATATAAGAAATTCAGGTCATTTACTGTGAAATAGTAGATTATAGCTGTCTTAATTACTTTTACTGTTGGACCACTCTGGCTTTATTTTGAGGATGATCATCTCTTCCTGTGTAAGCTTGGTTCTTCTGTTAAAGTTACTGTTTGCTAAATAGTTGCTAGAACAGGGGTGGATTCCAGTGGATACTGTTTCATGTTGGGAAATTGATATGTCACCCTGCAAGCTGCATGGTACCTGAAGCCATGATATGCTGCTGCAATCCCTTCTAGTTACATGGAATATATTGCAATACCCAGGGATGAGTGGACAACCTTTAACTGTGAATGTTTGTGGATGAAGTAAATCATTGGGCATTTAAACTGACTTTGTACTTGATATTTAATAACGCTTTTAAATACCATAAACAGTACCTTGTTTCCACATTTCTGGTAGTTGTACTTGCCTTTTTAAATACCTTCTACTTAATTTCCTACCAACTAAATTCCCAtctacatttatttaaaaataaaaactgattatcaataaataaaatactttgcCACCAACAGTGGTAACCACCTTCTACTAGTTTGTTATACAACTTgaaatttctttcattattttttcctactAAACCATTAGCATGGGCCACTTGGCTATTTTCTTGGAAAACAGAGACCAGGGAACCTGAGAAAATGGAACAGAGACCTTGTAAATGTTGTGGagtagggagagggggaggaagaaagggaagggaaaagtccTGCTAGAAAGAAAGGACAGGGCAGAGGATGCTGCAATGAGCTCCCATACAGTTAAAGAAGAGCACAAAGACATAAAGATTCCTTCATGTTTTGGGTTCCCAAAGACCAGGTTTACTACCTCTAGGCAAAgttgtttaatttaaaaaattttatttttattaccactttccccctctcccattattgaacaatttaaaaaaaaaactgagaaaatccTTATAACGAGCATACAatctagcaaaacaaatcccGTGTTACAtctcattctttgtttttaagtttaTCACCCCTTTGACAAGAGGTTGCAACCTTTTTCATCTTCAGTCCAACACTTGCTTTATGTGTCAGTCAGTAGCAAGAGGGATATATATTTATCTTAATCTGAATGTAGCTCAGCTGTAAATAAGGTGCTATTCAGATTTTAGTACATACCTAGAGGTACGCAAGTTGTGGTAGTGTTTTTTTGCTAAATGGCAAAAGTGTAGAAGCTGGTATCTGGACCACTGTATATCACAAGGGACACCAGTCAGAATGGATAGATATGTGCAAATCTGTCCCTACTACTGGAAAAAGGAATGAGCCCTATTGAAAGGAAGATcactttttatatattaaaaaaattgctaACATGGGATTGAGCTTGTGAATCGGACAATGAGATAAGCATTTAGCCTGAGGATCAGACAAAAGGTGATACTTACATAATGTTGCCTATTACCTGAAGAGCAAAAACCTTGTGACTGATTAGGACATTTTTAAGAGTTAAAGATActggattttttattttgcttctgaaagGCATGGCctgatttttttaagtttcttaaaattattttgttaaatattttccaaatacatgtaatatttttataatattttttaaaaattttgagttccaaattccccctCTCCtgttcctcccccttccttgagaaggcaagcaattctatattgattatacatgttaaGTGGAGTATTTTAGTCCATATTAGACATATTAAAGCTAAAGCTAATGTTGTAAAAGCATTGCTCTTCATTTAAGTTCATATGTAGTACTGAAAACCAATTTCTTCAAGTTTTGTTTTAACATCACACTTAATATATGTTCATTGTATAGAAAGTAACACTGCAAGAACTGGGTTTCTCATTCAATGTGGCAGTTACCAATTGTCAGCAGCAAGGAGCAGTCAGTGTGTGCCCTAGGGCCTTTGTGTTTATTATGGTAGTGCCCAGAGACAGTGTTTGCTCATGCCATGGCCAAAGTTCATCTGTCAGAAGAGACTTCCCTTCACCACCAGCCACCTGTCCCTTCCACAACAGTCAGATCTCTTAACGAGAATTAGCAGTCCCATAAGTTCTCCATAGCGACTGAATATTAAAGAGGAAATTTAATTGTCCTCTGTTCATACTCCCACATCAGTCAGAACTTTCTTATCTTACCTGGTTGttccttattttaaataaaatactaatttggggttgggttttttcctttgcttccctTCATTATTCGTTTAGGTTTATACAATGTAATTGCTGTTTATTTGTCctccaaatataaaattaaagtcTGAAGACTTGCATCACAAGTGCTCTACACCACAAGATATAGACCTAAAATTACAGTTTTGGATTAGGATAACCTGTAATCTAATACTCCTGTCCTAAAGCATTATGTATCAACCCCCAATAAGAGGAGGTGCACATCTCAATTTTGCATGGAACTGTACCAATGGAGGAAATTTGGATGTGAATTTCCATGGTTTAGGTCCTGAAGAATGTTAGCTGCACTGATCAGTCAACCACTGGGTCTTAAGAACTACAACAAAAAAATTTGTCCCAGTGCCTTGAGCCTATGTTTTTCAATTCCATTTCTATCTTATGTTCCCCTCACCATCATCACATCCTGAAATCTTGTCCAATTTAACTCAGACTCTAATTTGTCAGATAGCATCAGATGCAGTTTGATGTAAAAATGGAAATCTTATCTTTCTACACAGGCTGACAGTACTTTCATCATAATGTATTTATAAAGTCTAATTCAGGGGAGGATGTTCACGAAAGCAGGTGGATGTGAATGTTAATTTACTTCTGTGCAAGACCCAAGATCAGTCAATTTAATGTTAGAGGCCATTGAAGAAGAAATACCTTCTATTTTACTTCCCCCATTCAGAAATTGTGAAAAGGAACCCATCGAGGGATGAAATAATTTGTTTTGACTAAGAAATTGTGGATAAGTAGGGCCAAATTCCAAAAACCACTACTGAGTTCTGTGAGTGAAGCCAGCATGGTGGAACACAACTCAATAAATCGCTATAGAGCtgccaaaaacaaagaaatgataGCTATTCACACAGATGCTGTGATCCTATAGGGTACAAGAACTGCTTTATCAATATCTCCGTGGATATTGCAATGACAATTTTGGTTAGGAATGACTTAGGTCCTTCCTTGACTGCTTAGACTATGTCTGATTTTAGCTTTCCTAACTAGGTTCTTACTCTCAGCTCTTTCTGGGCTTTGGCATGCACCTGCTTTACCAAAAAGTATtttcataaataatattttaaataaaattttctgcATGGTATAGTAAAAAGCACTGACTAGTTAGGGGTTCGATTCCTCCCTGATgctgtctttgtgaccttggacaataatattaataatagcatttgaaGGCTTGCGTTGTAGGTGCTATTCCCATTTTTATGGGTGGGGCAAtgggcacagaaaagttaagtgacttgctcaggttcacacatcTAATCAGTgtctggcaggatttgaacttgggacttcTGGAGTTCAAGTACATCACTCCACTGTAACATCTAGGGGCCTAAATCATTCAACCTCctaggacctcagtttccctgttttgTAAAacggtgggggcggggtggggtagGGTTTAGACTGGGTGGCCATCGTGATCCTATAGCTCAGAGTACTGAATCAGCTTGAGTGGCCCTGGGCCTAGAGCACGCCCAGTAGAGTTCAGAACCTTTAAGGTCTCTTATGAGCTGCTGGTGGGCAGCCTCCCCATAAAACCCTCCTCTGACGCTTATCAAGTCAAAACAAGGGGAAGAACGTTGCCTTGGGAAGCATACTGGACAGCTCAAAGCCCCCGACCCCGCGGAGGCCGAAACACGTTGACGAAGAGGAAGGGATTGGGGCTCAAAGAGAGTGGAAGACGGAACGGGACAACAGGCGCAGGCAAAGATCGCCGGGGGAGGAGAGGCCCGCCGCGCAGTGGCCGGAATTCTGGCCCTGGAGTCCACGAGGGGCCGCAGTTCCCGCCCCGCCCCTCTCCCGGCGCCGGCCCCAGGGCTCCGCCTCGAGGTGGGACAGGACCCCTTCCCTGCGGCCCGGGCCGGGGATGGAGGCGCTGGCGGAAGTGCTGGCTGCGCTGCCGTTCTGGGGGAGCGCCTTGGCGCTGCTGCTCGCCTCGCTGTGGCTCTGGCGGGGCCAGGACCGTGCGCTCCCGAGCCCCGAGGTTCCCGCTCCCCCAAAGCAGGCCGGGCCCTCCGGGGGCGGCTTGGAGGTGCGGACGCGCGGACCCGCCCGGTACGAGCTAGAGGAGCCTCGGACgggggcaggaagggaggagcaggagcagaaggaggaggaggaggaggaggaggaggaagagagacaggtaCGGACGCCGCCTCCGCCTACGCCCGACTCCTCTGGGTGCGGCCCCTGCTCCCTTCTTTCTTGC
It encodes the following:
- the MXRA7 gene encoding matrix-remodeling-associated protein 7 isoform X1, with the protein product MEALAEVLAALPFWGSALALLLASLWLWRGQDRALPSPEVPAPPKQAGPSGGGLEVRTRGPARYELEEPRTGAGREEQEQKEEEEEEEEEERQDEEPNSDSKTMPLLAELEEDEEEVFSFKYSPGKLRGNQYKKMMTKEELEEEQRVKKEQLAAIFKLMKDNTETFGEMSDGDMQEQLKLYDM
- the MXRA7 gene encoding matrix-remodeling-associated protein 7 isoform X2, producing the protein MEALAEVLAALPFWGSALALLLASLWLWRGQDRALPSPEVPAPPKQAGPSGGGLEVRTRGPARYELEEPRTGAGREEQEQKEEEEEEEEEERQDEEPNSDSKTMPLLAELEEDEEEVFSFKYSPGKLRGNQYKKMMTKEELEEEQRIELTSDFTCL